One stretch of Rhodoferax lithotrophicus DNA includes these proteins:
- a CDS encoding putative bifunctional diguanylate cyclase/phosphodiesterase, which produces MTPLSRPADQPATPIARWPRRLSMRLALGFGSLVGLMLLTLSLVSWQLHHITDLTERFATQDMQRLLRVQVLALTTEGAGTALLRLMNAPRADRVPVYADVDERNRRIDGIVTSLQGLLGDAQQEQTLVQLEQARAVYHQAFLATVDQIEADDASAAMQAYTNQVQPALAHLLQLSNQLVNRERERMENQVASSHQRLLQITLWLALLSLLAVIMAAALAWRTTQSVVSPMRQLETTARRIAAGDYAAPLVTASIEEVDRVSQAMSSMTQAIAQREQEIERLAFRDPLTDLPNRTYLLKHCAQCQSTQAGNTLMLLDLARLKTVNETLGFAIGDSLIKTLAEQAAQVVKTAAPAASTLLAHLSGGLFAVVLRAETRDSVQALHQQLLHATAQPLPYQGHSVDLSLAFGVADSPLNAPLDVITLLRNAEVALNAAKQAAQTLVWYNPAQEAARLSHLGLLSDLRVAVSTSQLQMWLQPKFSLHTGQAVGAEALVRWQHPTRGFVSPAEFVPFAEQTGAITQVTDWMLSQAMHTLAAWQHQHPELSLSVNVSTRDLQDPTFCQRVLHLLQQHGIAPHHLRLEIVESGLMQDTHASIALLHRLRSLGVQLSIDDFGTGYSSLAYLQQLPVTELKIDRSFVTHIEDLPGTQRLVKTMIEMGHGMDLLVTAEGIETEAERAVLQRLGCDVMQGYLGSRPLHGVALQAWLDGLSTSAPAGPDAHAPQPT; this is translated from the coding sequence ATGACCCCACTGTCCCGACCTGCTGACCAGCCTGCCACACCCATCGCGCGATGGCCCAGGCGCTTGTCCATGCGGCTGGCGCTGGGGTTTGGCTCACTGGTGGGCTTGATGTTGCTGACCCTGTCCCTGGTCAGTTGGCAGTTGCACCACATCACCGACCTGACCGAGCGCTTTGCCACGCAGGACATGCAGCGCCTGCTGCGGGTGCAAGTGCTGGCGCTCACCACCGAAGGGGCGGGCACGGCGTTGCTGCGCCTGATGAACGCCCCCCGCGCCGACCGTGTGCCGGTGTACGCCGATGTCGACGAACGCAACCGCCGCATTGACGGCATCGTGACATCGCTGCAAGGCCTGTTGGGGGACGCGCAACAAGAGCAAACCCTGGTGCAGCTTGAACAGGCGCGCGCGGTGTACCACCAGGCTTTTTTGGCCACGGTGGATCAAATTGAAGCTGACGATGCCAGTGCCGCCATGCAGGCCTACACCAACCAAGTGCAACCCGCCTTGGCCCATTTGCTTCAACTCTCCAACCAACTGGTCAACCGTGAGCGCGAACGCATGGAAAACCAGGTCGCATCCAGCCACCAACGTCTGTTGCAAATCACCCTCTGGCTGGCGCTGCTCTCCCTGCTGGCGGTGATCATGGCCGCCGCGCTGGCCTGGCGCACCACCCAAAGTGTGGTCAGCCCCATGCGGCAACTTGAAACAACCGCACGGCGCATTGCCGCCGGTGATTACGCAGCCCCCTTGGTCACCGCCAGCATCGAAGAGGTCGACCGGGTCAGCCAGGCCATGTCCTCCATGACGCAGGCGATTGCCCAACGCGAGCAAGAAATTGAACGCCTGGCGTTTCGCGACCCCCTGACCGATTTGCCCAACCGCACCTACCTGCTCAAGCACTGCGCACAGTGCCAAAGCACCCAGGCGGGTAACACGTTGATGCTGCTCGACCTGGCGCGCCTGAAAACCGTCAATGAAACCCTGGGTTTCGCCATCGGTGACAGCTTGATCAAAACCCTGGCCGAACAAGCCGCACAGGTGGTCAAAACCGCCGCCCCTGCGGCCAGTACCCTGCTCGCCCACCTGTCGGGCGGCTTGTTTGCCGTGGTGCTGCGAGCCGAAACGCGCGACAGCGTGCAGGCCCTGCACCAACAATTGCTGCACGCCACAGCCCAGCCCTTGCCATACCAAGGCCACAGCGTCGACCTGAGCCTGGCGTTTGGGGTGGCCGACTCCCCGCTGAACGCCCCGCTGGATGTGATCACGCTGCTGCGCAATGCCGAAGTGGCCCTGAACGCCGCCAAACAAGCGGCACAAACCCTGGTTTGGTACAACCCGGCGCAAGAAGCCGCACGCCTGAGCCACCTCGGCCTGCTGTCCGACCTGCGCGTGGCGGTGAGCACATCCCAGCTGCAAATGTGGCTGCAGCCCAAGTTCTCCTTACACACCGGCCAGGCCGTGGGGGCCGAAGCGCTGGTGCGCTGGCAACATCCAACACGCGGTTTTGTGTCACCCGCCGAATTTGTGCCTTTTGCCGAGCAAACCGGGGCCATCACCCAAGTCACCGACTGGATGCTGTCCCAAGCCATGCACACCCTGGCCGCATGGCAGCATCAGCACCCCGAGCTGAGCCTGAGTGTCAACGTCAGCACCCGCGACCTGCAAGACCCGACGTTTTGCCAACGTGTTCTGCACCTGCTGCAGCAACACGGCATTGCGCCGCACCACCTGCGCCTGGAGATTGTCGAAAGCGGTTTGATGCAAGACACCCACGCCAGCATTGCGCTGCTGCACCGCCTGCGCAGTCTGGGCGTGCAACTCTCGATTGATGACTTTGGCACGGGCTACTCCTCCTTGGCCTACCTGCAACAGTTGCCGGTGACCGAGCTCAAGATTGACCGCAGTTTTGTCACCCACATCGAGGATTTACCCGGCACCCAGCGGCTGGTCAAAACCATGATTGAAATGGGCCATGGCATGGATTTGCTGGTCACCGCCGAAGGCATTGAAACCGAGGCCGAACGCGCCGTGTTGCAGCGCCTGGGCTGTGACGTGATGCAAGGCTACCTGGGCAGCCGCCCACTGCACGGTGTCGCCTTGCAAGCCTGGCTGGATGGCCTGAGCACTTCAGCCCCCGCTGGGCCAGATGCACACGCGCCTCAACCCACCTGA
- the speD gene encoding adenosylmethionine decarboxylase, which produces MQGLHLTADLHGCTCEPAWLCDADRLGQRCLQAVSSVGLQAVAQLFHTFPATTHGPGGVTATVLLAESHLCIHTWPEQGAVTLDVYVCNFGGDHSTKAQALMDTLCALFEPAQVSHARLQRGELMG; this is translated from the coding sequence ATGCAAGGCCTGCACCTGACCGCTGATTTACACGGCTGCACCTGCGAGCCGGCCTGGCTGTGTGATGCCGACCGGCTCGGCCAGCGCTGCCTGCAAGCCGTCAGCAGCGTTGGACTGCAGGCGGTGGCGCAGCTTTTTCACACTTTCCCAGCCACCACACACGGCCCCGGTGGTGTCACCGCCACCGTGTTGCTGGCCGAATCACACCTGTGTATCCACACTTGGCCCGAGCAAGGCGCAGTGACGTTGGACGTGTATGTGTGCAACTTTGGTGGTGACCACTCGACCAAGGCTCAGGCTCTGATGGACACGCTGTGCGCACTGTTTGAGCCAGCACAGGTCAGCCATGCCCGACTGCAACGCGGCGAACTGATGGGGTGA
- a CDS encoding DUF1850 domain-containing protein, which produces MAVLAALCLLAGSLQVELPVDRFTLRWQHSIEKIDWEEDYRVAGDWLYLSSARVRGSGAGMEPPPGSFYQQGVWHYRPAPDMRWTRRLLLTRSEFARDYDLCMGGVCQQLSHWIPLSTGTTTAAPCPSR; this is translated from the coding sequence ATGGCTGTGCTGGCCGCGCTTTGTTTGCTGGCGGGCAGCCTCCAGGTGGAGCTGCCGGTGGATCGCTTCACCTTGCGCTGGCAGCATTCGATTGAAAAAATCGACTGGGAAGAAGATTACCGGGTTGCGGGCGATTGGCTCTACCTGAGCAGCGCCCGGGTTCGTGGCAGCGGTGCAGGCATGGAGCCGCCGCCGGGCTCTTTTTACCAGCAAGGTGTGTGGCATTACCGCCCCGCGCCGGACATGCGCTGGACGCGCCGCTTGTTGCTCACCCGCTCAGAATTTGCCCGCGACTATGACCTGTGTATGGGCGGTGTGTGCCAGCAGCTGTCGCACTGGATACCCCTCTCAACAGGTACGACAACTGCTGCGCCCTGTCCATCGCGCTGA
- a CDS encoding TRAP transporter permease, whose product MSQPHPTPQQPADAIDLDILLDHKAHAGDEPEFEEHGKKRSLSGFSARLLMLFALLFSSFQLVIAADLVALSSLPIRAIHISFLILLTFILYPGFKKSSLSSVAWYDWLLGLGGFAIGFYHLIFEAEVIQNSGDPSSTEIVLGTLMIVLVFEGTRRVMGLALPIVCGLFLAYGLLGQYLPGDLGHRGYDFSAIVNQLFLGTDGIYGTPTLVSATYIFLFILFGSFLEHAGMIRLFNAIALGFVGHAKGGPAKVAVLSSGFMGMISGSGVANVLTVGQFTIPLMKRFGYTPVFAGAVEATASMGGQIMPPVMGAVAFIMAETLNLPYAEIVKAAIIPALLYYFTAFTMVHLEAGRAKLMGLPKEQCPNPWKHMRENWYLMVPLAVLVFMLFHGFTPKFAGMMGLCMTALLILGAALAARIHSTAFRYVMWFGLGLGASTFLKWGIQPVLAVIAALVLACLYIKGGKKTLHSLRDGLTDGAKQAVPVGLACGIVGVIIGVLSLTGAATSFAGVVLKVGDTSVFLSLLLTMLVCLVLGMGIPTIPNYIITSSIAAPALLKLGVPLLVSHMFVFYFGIMADLTPPVALAAFAAASIAKASPMKIGFKATQIAIAGFVIPFMAVYDNALMLQGNWTFLAVAYVVFKCLLAIVLWGGVVVGHLHANLSTAQRVWCAVTAGMLVSALQLTDEIGFAMAAVLLVWCVWRARQGAMATVS is encoded by the coding sequence ATGAGCCAACCCCACCCCACCCCCCAACAGCCTGCAGATGCCATTGATCTGGATATCTTGCTGGATCACAAAGCGCACGCAGGGGACGAACCTGAATTTGAGGAACACGGTAAAAAGCGATCTTTAAGCGGTTTCTCAGCCCGTTTGCTGATGCTGTTTGCGTTGCTGTTTTCGAGTTTTCAGTTGGTCATAGCGGCCGACCTGGTGGCGCTTTCAAGCCTGCCGATTCGTGCCATCCACATCAGTTTTTTGATCTTGCTGACGTTTATCCTCTACCCGGGGTTCAAGAAAAGCAGTCTGTCTTCGGTGGCCTGGTACGACTGGTTGCTGGGTCTGGGTGGGTTTGCCATAGGCTTCTACCATCTGATTTTTGAGGCCGAGGTGATCCAGAACAGCGGCGACCCCAGCAGCACCGAGATTGTGCTGGGCACGCTGATGATTGTGCTGGTGTTTGAAGGCACACGCCGGGTCATGGGGCTGGCGCTGCCCATCGTGTGTGGCCTGTTTCTGGCCTATGGCTTGTTGGGCCAATACCTGCCGGGTGACTTGGGCCATCGCGGCTACGATTTCAGTGCCATCGTCAATCAGCTCTTTTTGGGCACGGACGGCATTTACGGCACACCCACACTGGTGTCGGCCACCTACATCTTTCTGTTCATCTTGTTTGGCTCGTTTCTGGAGCATGCCGGCATGATTCGCTTGTTCAACGCCATTGCCTTGGGTTTTGTCGGCCACGCCAAGGGCGGCCCGGCCAAGGTGGCGGTGTTGTCGTCGGGTTTCATGGGCATGATTTCGGGCTCGGGTGTCGCCAATGTGTTGACGGTGGGGCAGTTCACCATTCCCCTGATGAAGCGTTTTGGCTACACGCCGGTGTTCGCCGGGGCGGTGGAGGCCACTGCCTCCATGGGGGGGCAGATCATGCCGCCGGTGATGGGTGCGGTGGCCTTCATCATGGCCGAAACGCTGAATTTGCCGTATGCCGAAATTGTCAAGGCGGCCATCATCCCGGCGCTGTTGTATTACTTCACGGCCTTCACCATGGTGCACCTGGAGGCGGGCCGCGCCAAGCTCATGGGCTTGCCCAAAGAGCAGTGTCCCAACCCGTGGAAACACATGCGCGAGAACTGGTACCTGATGGTGCCGCTGGCAGTGCTGGTGTTCATGCTGTTCCATGGTTTCACGCCCAAGTTTGCCGGCATGATGGGCCTGTGTATGACCGCGCTGCTGATCCTGGGTGCGGCCCTGGCGGCACGCATTCATTCCACCGCTTTCCGCTATGTGATGTGGTTCGGGCTGGGTCTGGGCGCTTCCACGTTCCTGAAGTGGGGTATTCAACCGGTGCTGGCGGTGATTGCCGCTCTGGTGCTGGCGTGCCTGTACATCAAAGGTGGCAAAAAAACCCTGCATTCGCTGCGTGATGGCTTGACCGACGGGGCCAAGCAGGCCGTGCCGGTGGGGCTGGCTTGCGGGATTGTCGGGGTGATCATTGGTGTGCTGTCGCTCACCGGTGCGGCCACCAGCTTTGCCGGGGTGGTGCTCAAGGTGGGTGACACCAGCGTGTTTTTGTCGCTGCTGTTGACCATGCTGGTGTGTCTGGTGCTGGGCATGGGGATTCCAACCATTCCCAACTACATCATCACCAGCTCGATTGCCGCACCGGCTTTGCTCAAGCTCGGTGTGCCACTGCTGGTGTCGCACATGTTTGTGTTTTATTTCGGCATCATGGCGGATTTGACCCCGCCGGTGGCACTGGCGGCGTTTGCGGCGGCCTCCATCGCCAAGGCCTCGCCGATGAAGATTGGCTTCAAGGCGACCCAGATTGCGATTGCCGGATTTGTCATCCCCTTCATGGCGGTGTACGACAACGCCTTGATGCTGCAAGGTAACTGGACCTTTTTGGCTGTGGCCTATGTGGTGTTCAAGTGCTTGTTGGCGATTGTGTTGTGGGGTGGCGTGGTGGTGGGCCATCTGCATGCCAATCTGAGCACGGCACAGCGGGTTTGGTGTGCGGTGACGGCAGGCATGTTGGTGTCAGCCTTGCAGCTCACCGACGAGATTGGTTTTGCCATGGCTGCGGTGTTGCTGGTGTGGTGTGTCTGGCGTGCCCGCCAGGGGGCCATGGCCACGGTGAGCTGA
- a CDS encoding TAXI family TRAP transporter solute-binding subunit: MTLKLTTSTRRQALLGLAGMASLVMTPVAQAQQVFINVLTGGQSGIYYPLGVALSQAYGKVLPAAKISVQATKASAENLNLLQQGKGEVAFALGDSVSDAWKGDVEAGFKAPLTKLRAMAGLYSNYIQIIANAESGIKTIADLKGKRISVGAPKSGTELNARAILKAAGLSYKDFAKVEYLGFGESVELMKNRQLDVTLQSVGLGAASIRDLAISINIVVVSVPADVVAKVGDPAYQAASIPADTYKGQTVAIPTVAIKNILVTHEGVPTDTVYAMTKSMFDNLDGLVAAHTAAKGIVKKDAAVGMPIPLHPGAEKYYREAGLLK, from the coding sequence ATGACTTTGAAACTAACAACTTCCACACGTCGCCAGGCCTTGCTGGGCCTGGCCGGTATGGCCAGCCTGGTGATGACCCCGGTGGCGCAGGCCCAACAGGTGTTCATCAATGTGCTCACCGGTGGGCAAAGCGGCATTTATTACCCGCTGGGGGTGGCCTTGAGCCAGGCTTACGGCAAGGTCTTGCCTGCGGCCAAAATTTCCGTGCAGGCCACCAAGGCATCGGCTGAAAACCTGAACCTGTTGCAACAGGGCAAGGGCGAAGTGGCCTTTGCGCTGGGCGATTCGGTCTCGGATGCCTGGAAGGGTGACGTGGAAGCCGGCTTCAAAGCACCGCTGACCAAATTACGTGCAATGGCGGGCCTGTATTCCAATTACATCCAGATCATTGCCAATGCAGAGTCCGGTATCAAGACGATTGCCGATTTGAAAGGCAAACGCATTTCGGTGGGCGCACCCAAGTCTGGCACCGAACTCAATGCCCGTGCCATTTTGAAAGCGGCAGGCCTGAGCTACAAAGACTTTGCCAAGGTCGAGTACCTGGGTTTTGGTGAGTCGGTGGAGCTGATGAAGAACCGCCAGTTGGACGTGACGCTGCAATCCGTGGGGCTGGGGGCCGCGTCGATCCGTGATCTGGCCATCTCCATCAACATCGTGGTGGTCTCGGTGCCAGCCGATGTGGTAGCCAAGGTGGGTGATCCGGCCTACCAGGCGGCCAGCATTCCGGCAGACACCTACAAAGGTCAGACGGTCGCCATACCGACTGTAGCCATCAAGAACATTTTGGTCACCCACGAAGGGGTGCCCACCGACACGGTCTACGCCATGACCAAGTCGATGTTTGACAACCTGGACGGCCTGGTGGCGGCGCACACGGCGGCCAAAGGCATCGTCAAGAAAGATGCCGCAGTGGGCATGCCCATTCCTTTGCACCCCGGGGCTGAAAAATACTACCGTGAAGCCGGGCTGCTGAAGTAA
- a CDS encoding sensor domain-containing protein — MKNFSATFATSQNGDRPSAPSAEAKLKEQMAQLHSHEARYQRLVTDLQIGILIQLSNSEIVMSNPKALELLGLSEDQLLGKSSLDPDWNVIHPNGSPFPGPNHPVPQAIATGKPVRNVVMGVYRPKSKDRVWLLVNAAPQFNADGSMLQVVCTFSDLPERPMLRFAQNETAEAMRVAEVLREKHDFTQAVLNSVEAEIVVISKDGTILAVNEPWQRFAATNRLSSGDLPHHVDLGANYLEVCRANCEADSNETTEALNGIQAVLEGRTPSFSLEYPCHSSHEQRWFLMHVTALGGVTCGGVVISHTNITQRKVAEFAQAAKELELAEAQHVAHMGSWYWDVTRDEVVVSDELLKIVGLQQIPQFNDQCGTLYSPATWHVLNEAVQLAIKSGVGYNLELPAITGDGTAIWINTRCNPIIDADGQVIALRGTVQDITERKQIAAKLKLHEQRLQLALDATSDGLWDWDLSTGAVYRSPRYHELIGIPPEDDTHDFDFFKRTVHPQDWAHVFQNIQAHRSGLSPGIAFEYRLATAGNKPVWLRVKGKVVSRDSSGKPLRMAGMLSDITEQKVMHLALQEREQQLARFIEGSDQGYWDLNVQTCAFHVSAREEEMLGYTPGEMNVAMEHWAEHIHPDDYGLVMESIAQHIEGKSASSEMEIRLRTKHGGWRWIFSRGRIVTWDEHGQPLMMSGTHTDITERKNSELALREAATVFTSSYEGIMVVSPELRITKVNPAFTRITGYTAEEAVGQTPQMLSSGKHDARFYRQMWDTIKSESFWSGEIWDRRKNGELYAALLSITAVRQAQGGIQHYVGVFSDISKFKAHEEELDRVAHYDPLTGSPNRRLLKDRFELAIHRATRTGRSLAVCFLDIDGFKAINDLYGTQVGDQLLVAVNDQLQRVLRADDTLARLGGDEFVLLLSEIASPEECVQILERLLQAVRSPVTVNGISLAVTGSVGVSLYPDDQADPDTLLRHADQAMYQAKEAGKNRYRLFDPENDRKAQAHRQYLQVLRQAFLNDEFELFYQPKVDLISGAVVGAEALIRWRCPVKGLISPAEFLPHIYGSDLETPLGEWVIQTALAQAAVWHRMGMKLCVSANISAHHLLQPGFQAQLAKALAGQADFPSYCFELEVLETAAIADMELAVSILSRCRELGVHFALDDFGTGYSSLTYLRKLPIDTLKIDQSFVLGMLDDTDDRGIVESVIRLGETFKRHIIAEGVETMAHASELLRMGCHLAQGYGIARPMPSAHFFEWSQAWEKEAKWQAGGRHPH; from the coding sequence ATGAAGAACTTCAGCGCCACCTTTGCAACCTCCCAAAACGGTGACAGACCTTCTGCACCGTCAGCTGAAGCCAAATTGAAAGAGCAGATGGCGCAGCTTCATTCCCATGAGGCACGTTACCAAAGGTTGGTGACAGACCTTCAGATCGGGATTCTGATCCAGCTTTCAAACTCTGAAATTGTGATGAGTAATCCCAAGGCACTGGAGCTGTTGGGCCTGAGCGAAGATCAGCTTCTTGGGAAATCCTCGCTTGATCCGGACTGGAATGTTATTCACCCAAACGGTTCACCGTTTCCTGGTCCAAACCACCCGGTTCCTCAGGCCATTGCAACTGGTAAGCCTGTCAGAAATGTCGTGATGGGGGTGTACCGTCCCAAGTCCAAGGATCGGGTCTGGTTGCTGGTGAATGCTGCACCGCAGTTCAACGCTGACGGCAGCATGCTTCAAGTGGTTTGCACATTCTCGGATTTGCCTGAGCGCCCTATGCTGCGCTTTGCACAAAACGAAACGGCAGAGGCCATGCGTGTCGCAGAGGTGCTGCGGGAGAAACATGATTTCACACAAGCCGTATTGAACTCGGTTGAAGCCGAAATTGTGGTCATCTCAAAAGACGGCACCATTTTGGCGGTGAACGAGCCGTGGCAGCGTTTTGCCGCGACCAACCGGTTGAGCTCAGGTGACTTGCCGCACCATGTGGACTTGGGTGCCAACTATCTGGAAGTCTGCCGGGCAAACTGTGAGGCGGACTCCAACGAAACAACAGAAGCACTGAACGGGATACAGGCCGTGCTCGAAGGTCGAACTCCTAGCTTCAGCCTCGAATACCCTTGTCATTCATCACATGAGCAGCGTTGGTTTTTGATGCATGTGACGGCACTGGGTGGTGTTACCTGCGGAGGTGTGGTGATCTCGCACACCAACATCACACAACGCAAAGTCGCTGAATTCGCGCAGGCGGCCAAAGAACTGGAGTTGGCCGAAGCGCAGCATGTAGCCCACATGGGTAGTTGGTACTGGGATGTCACACGCGACGAGGTGGTTGTATCTGATGAATTATTGAAAATAGTAGGGCTTCAGCAAATTCCCCAGTTCAACGACCAATGTGGTACCTTGTATTCACCAGCTACTTGGCATGTACTTAATGAAGCCGTGCAGCTGGCGATCAAATCGGGTGTTGGCTACAACCTGGAATTACCTGCCATCACGGGTGACGGCACGGCCATCTGGATCAACACGCGGTGTAATCCGATCATCGACGCAGACGGCCAAGTGATTGCGTTGCGTGGCACTGTTCAGGACATTACCGAGCGCAAGCAGATTGCCGCCAAACTGAAACTGCACGAGCAGCGTCTTCAATTGGCCCTTGATGCAACCAGCGACGGCTTATGGGACTGGGATTTGTCCACCGGTGCGGTGTACCGATCACCTCGTTATCACGAACTGATCGGTATCCCGCCCGAAGACGACACCCATGACTTTGACTTTTTCAAGCGGACGGTTCACCCGCAGGACTGGGCGCATGTCTTTCAAAACATTCAAGCTCACCGCAGTGGTCTGTCGCCAGGTATTGCGTTTGAGTACCGCCTGGCAACAGCCGGTAACAAACCCGTCTGGCTGCGCGTCAAAGGGAAGGTGGTCAGCCGTGATTCTTCAGGAAAACCGTTGCGTATGGCAGGGATGTTAAGTGACATCACCGAGCAAAAAGTGATGCACTTGGCGTTGCAAGAACGCGAACAGCAGTTAGCACGTTTCATCGAAGGTAGTGACCAGGGTTACTGGGACCTGAACGTTCAAACCTGTGCATTTCATGTCAGTGCACGCGAAGAGGAAATGCTGGGCTACACGCCTGGCGAAATGAATGTGGCCATGGAACACTGGGCGGAGCACATCCACCCGGATGACTATGGTCTTGTGATGGAGTCGATTGCACAACATATCGAGGGTAAATCAGCCAGCTCGGAGATGGAGATTCGCCTGCGTACCAAGCACGGAGGCTGGCGATGGATATTCTCACGTGGGCGCATCGTCACCTGGGATGAACACGGCCAGCCCCTGATGATGTCGGGCACCCATACCGATATCACAGAGCGCAAAAATTCCGAGTTGGCACTGCGCGAAGCCGCAACGGTGTTCACCAGCAGTTATGAAGGCATCATGGTGGTGAGCCCAGAATTGCGGATCACCAAAGTGAATCCGGCGTTTACTCGGATAACGGGCTACACGGCGGAAGAGGCCGTAGGCCAGACACCACAAATGTTGTCATCCGGCAAGCACGATGCCAGGTTCTACAGGCAAATGTGGGACACGATCAAATCGGAAAGCTTTTGGAGTGGCGAGATTTGGGATCGGCGGAAAAATGGAGAGCTTTATGCAGCGCTGCTGTCCATCACCGCTGTGCGCCAGGCTCAAGGTGGCATACAGCATTACGTCGGGGTGTTTTCAGATATCAGCAAGTTCAAAGCCCATGAAGAAGAGTTGGATCGGGTCGCGCATTACGACCCTTTGACCGGTTCACCCAATCGCCGGCTTCTGAAAGACCGGTTTGAACTGGCCATCCACAGGGCAACTCGTACCGGTCGCTCGCTGGCCGTGTGTTTTCTAGACATTGACGGATTCAAAGCCATCAACGACCTGTACGGCACCCAGGTTGGGGATCAACTGCTGGTAGCTGTCAACGATCAGCTTCAACGCGTGCTGCGCGCAGACGACACGCTGGCTCGTTTGGGTGGGGACGAATTTGTATTGCTGTTATCTGAAATTGCTTCACCTGAGGAATGTGTGCAGATTCTGGAGCGGCTGCTACAAGCCGTGAGGAGCCCGGTCACCGTCAACGGCATCAGCCTGGCGGTGACCGGGAGCGTGGGTGTGAGCCTGTACCCGGACGATCAAGCAGATCCAGACACCTTGCTGCGCCATGCCGACCAGGCCATGTACCAGGCCAAAGAGGCTGGAAAAAACCGCTACCGGCTGTTTGACCCGGAAAATGACCGTAAAGCGCAAGCACACCGCCAGTATCTGCAGGTGTTGCGTCAAGCATTTCTTAACGATGAATTTGAGCTTTTTTACCAACCCAAAGTTGATCTGATCTCAGGTGCGGTGGTGGGTGCAGAGGCTTTGATTCGATGGCGATGCCCTGTCAAAGGTCTGATTTCTCCTGCCGAATTTTTGCCACACATCTATGGCAGTGATCTGGAAACCCCGCTGGGCGAATGGGTCATTCAGACCGCCTTGGCACAAGCTGCCGTCTGGCACCGCATGGGAATGAAACTGTGTGTCAGCGCCAATATCAGTGCGCACCATTTGCTGCAGCCGGGCTTTCAAGCCCAACTTGCCAAAGCACTTGCGGGGCAGGCAGATTTTCCATCCTATTGTTTCGAACTGGAGGTGTTGGAAACCGCCGCCATTGCGGATATGGAGCTTGCGGTCAGCATCCTGAGTCGTTGCCGTGAGTTGGGTGTTCACTTTGCTCTGGACGACTTTGGCACAGGTTATTCGTCTTTGACTTACCTGCGCAAGTTACCCATTGACACCCTGAAAATTGACCAGAGTTTTGTTCTCGGTATGCTGGACGATACAGATGACCGGGGCATTGTGGAGAGCGTGATCCGTCTGGGTGAAACCTTCAAGCGACACATCATTGCCGAGGGCGTTGAGACCATGGCCCACGCCAGTGAACTGCTGCGCATGGGGTGTCATTTGGCACAAGGTTACGGCATTGCTCGTCCGATGCCATCAGCCCATTTTTTCGAATGGTCACAGGCCTGGGAGAAGGAAGCCAAGTGGCAAGCAGGTGGCCGACATCCTCATTGA
- a CDS encoding cytochrome b5 domain-containing protein produces the protein MMRKLFFIGTGLFWLALITLALVAWLTPPAPQQPMPEKPQGIALAEVARHASAEDCWMAIQGTVYDLTAYLPEHPTKPSVILPWCGQEATVAYQTKAKGRAHSPRADQALANYAIGVLQ, from the coding sequence ATGATGCGCAAACTCTTTTTCATCGGGACAGGTCTTTTCTGGCTGGCGCTGATCACGCTGGCGCTGGTGGCCTGGCTGACACCGCCAGCACCCCAGCAGCCCATGCCGGAAAAGCCCCAAGGCATTGCACTGGCCGAAGTAGCCCGCCATGCCAGCGCCGAAGATTGCTGGATGGCCATCCAGGGCACGGTGTACGACCTGACCGCCTACCTGCCCGAGCACCCGACCAAACCCAGCGTCATCCTGCCCTGGTGCGGCCAGGAAGCCACCGTGGCCTACCAAACCAAAGCCAAGGGCCGAGCCCATTCGCCCAGGGCCGACCAGGCGCTGGCCAACTATGCCATTGGGGTGCTTCAATGA